From the Telopea speciosissima isolate NSW1024214 ecotype Mountain lineage chromosome 9, Tspe_v1, whole genome shotgun sequence genome, the window agaaggaaaaaaagaagttagGTGCCCAATTTTTGTGAAAAGGACCTTTGGGGTGCCTcatttttgaaaaatgttaTTAAGGGGATCCTTGTGAGCTTAGTTTTACCCCAATTTAAGTGTATTTTCAAATTTACCCCTCTCAAGCTCATACCCACCTCTAACCTCATCTTCGTCTCTGCTTCTACCTCCGCCATCACCACTACAGTCGTCGTCGCCACCTCTACTTCCTCCCTTCCTCCCTTGTTTCTCCGCCCTCCCCTACAACCCGCTGCGCCCTCTCTGCCATCCCAACATGCTCTCGGCCTCCGCCTAGACCCAGCCCGCTCTGCTCCCACCCCTATTTCGTATATTATATAATTTGACTGGTTGTTGTCACCGTCGACTTTGAGACTGAGTAATGCAAAATTCAATTGAAGGCGGTTCCGAATAAGAGCAATAACCTAATCCATTCAACATGAAAGAGCGAAACCTCCTCTATATCACTTACAAGAGCGTAATTAGCGTAAACTACCCACTCACGAGATCGAGTCTGAGATTTCCTCGATCGGTGAAGGAATCACCAATACAAATTCTGATCTCCCCAGATTTGATGACAATTGTGTGGTTAATTAAGATGAAGCACCAAGTGTTTCTTCTTGGTTTTACCTTTTTTCTTTGATGGGTTCACCGACGCATTTGTTAATTTCTTCCATGATCGACTTTTATACTTCAACATTTTAATTATGCCAAGGATGCGTAGCATTTCATGGTTAATTGGCTGGAAAGGTTTCAAAAATTTAAGGCTCATGATTTTTATATATCAAGAGGAGTGAGTTACACAGGTGAAGAGACCATCTTCAATTACTTCTCGTATATGTACTTGAACCATTAATCTCTCTTGTTCTTTTCTGCAAATCACCATGTTACTCAACTATCCGAGCTCGTATATGACAGGAATAAGGATCAGCAGAACTATTTGTTCATTCACCCGAAAGGTTTCATGGTAAGTTCTTAGAGACACAAGAATACCGAGATGAGTTGGGCACGACGTAAGCAGGGGATGGGGCAGCGGTAGGGGGTGGGGCCTGAaagggaggggaagggagagggaggggtgttacaggtggtggcggtggtgggtgGAGGTGGTGACACGGGTGGAAGCGAAAGTGGAGGCGAAGATGGGTGAGGGGTTGAGAGGGGGTAATTTTGGGAATTTGTTTATTTTGGAGTAGGACCAAGCTCAAAAGAACCCCAAAAGTCATTTTTGAAATTTAAGATACCTAAGAAGTACTTTTATAAAAAATTGGGCACCTCGTATGTAAATtatccaaaattttaaaaagaaaattgaatcaTGATAGGGTAATTTGGGTATTTGAGTATTTTAAATAagggaagcaattttctgtgcgggagtgtggcctacgccagcactcccatgtgtctatctctctcctccttaaaagaAAGGGGTAgagttgtcttttcatatgaggaggagagagatagagtcatcaagagtgctggcgtagaccacacacggagttctttttccctttaaatttatatattaataagggagaaagagaggtaggagtttttttttttttttttttttttgtatgggaaTCAGATATGAAAACTTAAACGGTGGAGTTGAATAAATAGGAAGTAAGTTTTAAGTGACCtcatcaaataaggtttgatcggaacataactccttcaatataaatcagatttaagtaattttggatttatttggaTATCTGATGTTTTGCTCTGTACAAACAAATttaagattgtttaaatctaatttatattgaagggaTATGTTCCGATCAAGCCTCATATAGTGTGCATGAGTGATGTTTAAAATCTCCCtcaatgaaaaataaatttttagacatcaaaacaaaagattattttactgctcttttgttttttagttaTGTTCTACCACaataagattatgaaatttttagatttgagaaaaatcctaatatttgaaagttgaaaattgcccATACAATCGAAACTTtagttttttgttcttgaatgggtggtgtttggtatgtatttttggaatgtattctaagtcgatttcgcattcttgggcAATAAAAACCAAACTATCTTACAactaggttgtgtttggtatgcattctagatcAATTTCGCAATCTTGAGCAATAACAATAGTTGTTTAATGAACTTTGTGTATCTGTAGCCTTGGCTTGTTCACGAGAATCAATTGACTAAATTTCTTCcggccaaaaaaaaagaatacactTTTATTTAGTCGAAAttatttttgattttataaGGCAAGAGCACCGAAAGATCCCAAAGAAAGgagaatttttatcttctcaaatgCAATGCACTGGCATCCGACGGTGGCCATGAGACGGAGCAGATGAACTTTAAAAGTGTACTGCCCAGTGCACCCTCAGATGCACAAGTGAAATGCACTGGGTGCTTGAAAGGATAAAGATCCAAGAAAGGATATGCCTATCTTGACTAGTTGTGAAAAAGATCATTTGTCTTCTAGttttggacaaaaaatgaacaagaaCAAAGCCAAAATGCAATGAACAAATACTGTGTGGAACAAATAAAACAACAGACCAGCCCAACCAATTCAAAATGATAGAGACTTTACTTGATTTAATCACCACAAGTATCTTATCATGCCCTTGTCTAAATGACTCTTAAAAGCTTTTACGAATTTTCTGGGGTAGTCAAATAAGACAGCTCCTTCTGTTGattcatggaaaaaaaaacaaaaacaagaaagtCAAATAAGGCAGCTTTGAGATatatatgaaagattttggaaagggatccagatcctctccatACGTATTTGAGTCTTTCCTACCGTTGGATGGGTGATTGAAAAAGAATTGGAATTGAAAAAAATCTTTTTCCTCCATCGATACCTTAAATATAGTACACTGAGGTCCATATCTCCAATGTAACTTTGCAGGCATTTTACAAGCATGGCTTCAAATATTTTCAGTAAGATTGTCTACTTGGTTTGTGATGAGTCCCCATGGTTTTGGGCAATCACTACTCTTTTGTTCATTAGTATTTCATTTGCTACTCACTTGTTTCTGTCAAAGAAATTGATCAAAGGAGAGAAGCCATTGCCGCCAGGGCCACGAGGCTTGCCGCTTGTTGGAAACCTTCCATTCCTAAAACCAAACCTTCATAGATACTTCTCAGACTTATCCCAAATCTATGGCCCCATCTTCAAACTCAAATTGGGTACTAAGCTATATGTTGTAGTGAGTTCACCTTCCTTGGCCAAAATGATTCTTAAAGACCATGATACATTGTTTGCAAATCACAACCCATCTATTGCAGCATCAATCCTTTCTTATGGTGGTAATGACATGGTTTGGAAACACCACGGCCCCGATTGGCGCCTAATGCGGAAGGTATTTGTTCGCGAAATGATGAGTAATACAAGTCTTAATGCTTGTTACAATCTTCGCCGGCGAGAGGTTAAAGAAATGGTAAGAGAAGTTTACACCAAAATTGGAACATCTATAGACATTGGTGAGTTAATATTTGTAAACTTGCTTAATATGATGATGAACATGGTATGGGGTGCTGGTACAGTACTTGGAGAAGAAAGAACTAGCAAAGCTGTTGAGTTCAGGAAAGTTATATCAGAAATGATGTTTTTAGTGTCTAAGGCCAATGTTTCAGATATTTTTCCAATCTTAGCTTGTTTTGATATACAAAGGATAGAAAGAAAAGGTAAGGAGTTATTGTTGTGGATGGATTGTTTCTTTGATTCATTTATAGGTGAAAGACTTAAATTGGATGGAGTGCAAGAGAAAGGAATGGATTTTAATGGTACAGAAAACAAAGATTTTCTGCAAATTCTCTTGGAGCTTAAGCAACAAGGAGATGGCAAAACATCTTTGAACATGATGCAAGTCAAGGCTCTATTAATGGTAAGTTTCCTTTAAAAATTTAAGTTTCATGCTTTATGATAGTCTTGTCTCTATATATCCTTTTTCAGTGGTGATCGATTTTttccaagggagattaacagctTGGCTTAACCCCTGGTTAGGAGGGCACTGCTGGTAATGTGTATGATGGTTTGGCTCAATTCCGATCCATGGATCTGGGAGttgtgttcttcttccttccatgAGTGACTCACGTTGATCATTAATaatacttcttcttctacccaaaaaaaaaaaaaaacacttcttctatctgtaaaaaaaaaaaaaaaaaaaaaaaaaaagggcgatGTGGGATTAAGTTTGCACCCCTTCATTGATCTCCCAAATCCTTGGTACTAAGCCGTCTCTTGGTGGAGACACTCACCAATCTTCTAGGCGGGCCGGTATTAAGCCGTTTTGTTGGGGCATTACATATAATGAACATCCTATTGATGCCACCATGTGTGCTCCCATCCCCACTGTGAACTCTTATATTTTTCTTGTTggatcaagtttccctccacccatccCATTCACCACAGGGAGGGAGAGAGTGGGAAaaggtatcgggagggtattttggaacatactaaaaccctaggaggggtttgtgaaccctaggatggtggatgaaccgccctctatgggtggagggaaacttagtcctttcttttttattccttgTTACTCAATATAAGTTACTCT encodes:
- the LOC122638551 gene encoding flavonoid 3',5'-hydroxylase 2-like yields the protein MASNIFSKIVYLVCDESPWFWAITTLLFISISFATHLFLSKKLIKGEKPLPPGPRGLPLVGNLPFLKPNLHRYFSDLSQIYGPIFKLKLGTKLYVVVSSPSLAKMILKDHDTLFANHNPSIAASILSYGGNDMVWKHHGPDWRLMRKVFVREMMSNTSLNACYNLRRREVKEMVREVYTKIGTSIDIGELIFVNLLNMMMNMVWGAGTVLGEERTSKAVEFRKVISEMMFLVSKANVSDIFPILACFDIQRIERKGKELLLWMDCFFDSFIGERLKLDGVQEKGMDFNGTENKDFLQILLELKQQGDGKTSLNMMQVKALLMDIVLGGTDTSATTLEWAMAEMMQHPEVMRKAREELDQVVGTSKMVEESYLSKLPYLNAVVKETLRLHPPIPLLIPHCPSQSCTIGQYTIPKDTNVFLNVWKMHRDPEVWESPLEFLPERFSSDSNGYDYNGNNFSFLPFGSGRRICTGIPLVEKMSTYVLASLLHSFEWQLSENVELDLSEQLRFLLKKTTPLLMIPTPRLFNVELYI